The DNA region actgtaaacttcacaaaaactgaatgtttgattactaataaagaaaatgaagtgatcatgaaaggagtcaggtctaaggacaactgcgatatgtggagttctcaagaaactggttattcatcaatgtgtactctagccaaagaagaagaagtgaagctatggcatcaaaaattaggccatctgcatcttaaaggaatgaagaggattatatctgttgaagctgtcagaggaatctcaaacttaaagattgatgaaggaagagtttgtggggaatgttagattggaaaatagacaaagatgtcacatcagaagctcagatATGAAACCACTtctagagtgctggaacttctccacatggacttaatgggacctatgcaggtggaaagtcttgaTGGGAAAAAttatgcttatgtggtggtggatgacttctccagatacacctgggtcaattttataagggaaaaatctgatgtatttgaggtattTAAAGATCTTTtcctaagacttcaaagagaaaaagaaagtcaggttatcagaatcagaagtgatcatgggaaagaatttgagaacaacaaatttgctggattctgcgcatctgaaggaattagtcatgaggTCTCATCTtccattacccctcagcaaaatggtgtggtagaaaggaaaaatagaactctccaagaatctgccagagctatgattcatgctaagaaattgccctaccacttctgggctgaagctatgaacacagcctgctatgttcacaatagagtaaccttgaagaaagggactcttactactttatatgaagtctggaaaggaagaagacctactgtcaaatgcttccatgtgtttggtagtaaatgttatatcttgactgatcgtgaacaaagaaggaagatggatcccaagagtgatgaaggaatatttctgggctactcaacaaacagcagagcatttagagtctttaattccagaacaaaagtaatgatggaatctatcaatgttgtggttgatgatcaatagactgatgtcacagacgatgttgagacatctctaaatgatgccccaactgatttcccagacaaaagtaatgaaactgaactcactcaagctgaacctgaaaTTGACgaaattaataagggaccctctatcagaattcagaaggatcatcctaaagatctcattataggagacccaaataaagggatcacaactagatcaagggaagtgatctcacatggttgttttgtgtccaatattgagcctaggaatgtcaaggaagtcttgactgatgaattctagatcaatgccatgcagaaagagttaggccaattcgagagaaatgaagtatgggaactagttccaagacctgaaggaataaatgttattaGAACAAAGTaggtttacaagaataaatctgatgaacaaggggtggttactaaaaataaagcaagattagtagcacaaggatacactcaagttgaaggagttgactttgatgaaacattttcccctgtagctcgccttgagtccattagactattgcttggagtggcatgtattctgaagtttaaactgttccaaatggatgtaaaaagtgtcttcttgaatggttacttaaatgaggaagtgtatgttgaacaacctaaagggtttacaaatccaaatcttccaaagcatgtgtataagttgaggaaagccctctatggtttgaaacaagctcctagggcttggtatgatagactcacagtgtttctcattaacaatggatacaggaagggaggcattgacaagaccttatttgttaagaatgaaggaggaaaactcatggtggctcaaatatatgtggatgatattgtgtttggtgggatgttagatcagatggttgaacattttgttaaacagatgcagtctgaatttgaaatgagccttgttggagagctggcctattttcttgggctacaagtcaagcagatggaagattctatctttatatctcaaagcaaatatgccaaaaacattgttaagaagtttggcatggagaatgaaagtcataaaaggacacctgctcctactcatcttaaagtctctaaagatgaaaatggtgttagtgtagatcaaagtctctacaaaagcatgatagggagtctgctatatctcacaggAAGCAGACCTGgcattgcttttgctgtaggtgtttgtgctagatatcaagctgaaccaaaagtcagtcacataaaccaagtgaaaaggatactgaaatatgtcaatggcactaatgactatgggatgctgtacactcatggatctggatctgtgctgactggatactatgatgctgactgggctgaaagtgctgatgataggaaaatCACATCAtgaggatgcttcttcttggggaacaacttaatatcatggtttagtaagaaacaaaattatgtgtctctgtccactgctgaagctgaatacatagcagctggaagtagttgttctcaactggtttggatgaaacaaatgctgactaaatacaatgtcacgcaagatgtcatgacattgtactgtgacaacctgagtggtgtaaatatttctaagaatcctatttAGCATAacaggacaaaacatattgatattcatcatcattttattagagaactagtggaagataaaatcatagccctggagcatgttgctactgaaatgtagttagctgatatatttacaaaggctttggatgctaataaATTTGAATGTATAAGAaggaaattagggatttgtatctatgagaatttgtagcaattaatttggagtggaacaggtaataaaaatattgtctgcccacttaaaataaagtgccccatttatggtaaatcatcacctagtattggaacttccatttattgccttttcacacgcaacctctactcaaacattcCCACCTTCCTTCGACTTCATCAAACCTCTCTGCTAGGGCAACAGAAACCTTTCCACAAGAATAAtaagatgtcacaacatccaacaCCATCTGGTTCTATCAAACCTACTCACAAGGATAGAACGCCCTCTATGGAATCtcttgatgaagatattttagATGTGATTCCCTTGTCTGTCATCCCAGGAGAAGCTCCTGGCTCATCTGCCACTGCATGccatactcaaggtaacagttctaaTATCCCCTTCAGCTCTACTCATACTCCTAGCtctaaggacgacatgcatcacactgatcgtgtcattagaaatcttgtcacgagAATCCTCAATGAAAGACACTCTataaagggagtttctactcctctatcaagaagggacccctctcctgaggttggacctcacaatgagaaggatggtgattcatttaggtctgaaaaagatatagctgctgaaggattatgctctttagggcaaacttTGTCTAGTAAGAAAACTGTGGCATCACCTACTGCGaatgcttctcagtctaagaagcatgattatgcaaagaaggtgattgacctagaAGTTGAGAGttcagatgatgaagatgatagcttgcttcatcacttgaagcctagtgtggctaagaggatgaagaccagaaagggtaggtctgtgactgaaatgatgacagccaaaaccgctaagaaggctactgctgtaggcccctcaaagtcttggagcaaagtggaggtgaagaagagaaaagtaagaGAAATTTTTGACTtagatgaagatgttgaagaagatgtccctaCCAAGAGGACATCTCTTAGGAAATCCCCTGTAAAAGTTGTTGTTGTACACTTGGATaatatttccttccatcttgaagatggagcagcaaaatggaagtttgtaatccaaagaagGGTGGTTGTGGAAAGATAATTGGGCAAGGATGTTGTGGAGGttaaagaggtcatggaccttATTAAAACTactggattaatgaaaactgttgTTGGGTTACCTCAGTGTTATGAAGGACTGGTGAAACAACTTGTGGTCAACATCCCTAAGGACATTGTTGATAAaaacaacaaagagttttgtaaagtgtttgtaagagggaagtgtatcactttttctccaactgtgattaataagtttctaggaagaggaacagaaggtgcatgtgaactAGAAGCCACaaacaatgaggtctgtagggaaataactgcaagacaggtcaaggagtggcctagcaagaagcatctccctgctggaaagctaactgtgaaatatgctattTTGCACAAGATTGGGTCAGCAAACTGGGTACCAaccaatcacatctctacaatctcaaatgctcttggaaggtTCATCTTTGCTATTGGAGccaagctgaaatttgattatggtagattcatgtttgaacaagttgtcaaacatgcttctacaaatgcagtgaagctgcccatagcttttccctcaattatttgtgggattatcctgagccaacaacctggaattctgagcacaaatgatcttcctagcagaagaaaacctcctctatcagttcattacaaattgtttgaaggcggtcatgtcaatgacattgtcatgacatctgttgtgaagaagccagcctcacaaggtggtcttattgctgaattgaaagaaacttgtaaagaATTGGATACAGGGATAAGGGTGGCAAAagccaggaaagaagctttggaggctctgattgaaagcttggagcaagctgatagagataatgttggacatgccaaggaaacagaagcccaaacctctagtgagaggtctgaatctaaagatgaatcaagtggcagttctggttctgaagctgatgaagatgcaagctcctctcactagttttgttgaagttgtccccCACTTTTCTGATGATGTGTTGTGATGGATGTTCTTGGTGGTTCTTTTGGCTGTCATGTTctgatgccttgatgtattttttttgggttctttttggtttttctggatttttatctcagcttgtaaAGTTGTGTATGTTTGTGGATCTGTAACACCTAACAATATGCTTTGACATTCTGTGTGACATTctgtttgactaatagacatttattttgtctctttggtctcttttgggTTAAAAGGGGGATAAGTAGCTAAATTAGCTGTAGCTAAAGTAGCTATGCTATAAACAGATgacagatgatgttgaagaggatgtatattggagataatctgtatgttacaggtgatgttgaaggtgttGTCTGTGTTGAGCAGACTGAGGGGGAGGAAGAGCGCATGTGTatttaatatgtgtttactagttgctattttagctagtaaatgtgtattttattacttctgctgctaaactgatgatgtgattattctcttgtgaaacaaatggtctgatgtatgttttagccaaaatttgccaaagggggagtttgttggttctatgcgttggcatcaattttggtaaaacctagagtgttcacaagttgtcacaagtgttgtcttgacatgagataacatgttcctgcagggtgtttaaaatgtggttgtgcaggattttactgagatgtcagacccgatgtcaagacatctgtataCAAAAGATTCAGTCTGAATGctatgtattgtgtgattgcgctttttatgctaatctatgtgtgatttATGTGATGATTGAACCCACCATTCAATCAGcaattacaaccagattgacttattttccaacgagatattatcaactgtcataagaagataagaatggaaaatatttttagggttttatgatgtccaagcccagccaaacacttctatataaagggcatggaaaacttggttttaacacacaaaaaataacgaacgaaatattgagagagagtaagggttttagtcttgtgtggtcgtgtgtattgtgagtcattcattcatccataaatgattgaattggactgacttttgagttgtaatttgtccactctaagctttgaatcatgagtgtgtgtttacttggttgaagcttttaagtaagatcaagtatgtgttcttgaagagtgtcttctttaattggttttacatcactgctgtgattgaggggaagtgagtaggatctcatatctaagagttcttagatagaagtcacacgggtagagattaagtgagaagactataacttgaagttatttactgagagtctttgaactaattttgtttagtgaatttccttcctggcttggtagcccccagacgtaagtgaatttgcactgaactgggttaacaattgcttgtgtcacttgtattactgttctttatcttttatcctgcttatattgttcaaatattagtgtcgtgacattaccttgacatctcatatttgataccagaatttcaatacGATTCAACCTCATCCTATCATAGCCCCCCACTTATGAACACCCAAACATCTCATCGCCATAACACCCAACCATTATTTGACTTTATTACACCACATGtcattgcttcgtttccaaaacgattcaatgtccaAATTCGGACGACCATATCGTCCACAAACCACCCAACCACAACGACCAAACTACGACAATATGGACATCAAACTCAATTACGGCAACGCCGTTGGCGGCAACAACCCCAACTATTGGGGAGAAATGGTGACAAATTTATCAAATGTTGATTGACCTTCCACCAGACCTTCACACCAACCACCATTGCATTATGTCAGCAATCAAAGACCCCCAACACCTTAGGAAAATCCTGAGAGACCTCGAAGGCAGGCTAACACACCGAATATGGACATGAGGCGTTTCGATCAGGCGTGTCATTCATTTTCTTGTCAATTGTTATGTACTTTAATTTTTTATCATAGTATTAATAATTGtttttatttacttatttattttatttatttataagtataaaattttaaattttaaaaatatagATGTATTCAGCTTACGCCACATGCAATGACGCATACACATGATATATAATAAGTATGTTTTGATTACATTGGTTTAACGCATGCTTTTACGAAAcattattattttaataaataattttaaatagtgattattttagaaattaaattgaaatacttgattatttaaaataaataaaaaattctaaatAGGATCTTTAgataattttttttctttctagAAAGATATACTAAAGtttataatatattttaattaatagtacatatttttaaaataaaaatcatttcaaaacattatttaacattttaattaaataatttaaaagactaaatattttaataatttaaaaataacaaaTTTGTTTACTCACTCACATAAAATAATTTTTGATTGTGGTAACTTGAAGACTTTAGTGTGGAAACAAAATATAACAAAAACCAAATCGAGAAAAAAAAAGCTTAAAAACAAATTCTAAGAGGATAAATCTAATAGTCAAACTTATAAAATCCCATCTTTAACCTTCAACGGAAATGTCAAGAAAGAAATATTTCATCACCAAAAAATGAGAAGCTAGAAACCGAAGTCACATTCAACATTACAACTTTTTTAAAGAACAAAATTACAAGAAAAACTAGTAAGACACCATTCGACCACAATCATGAGTAGCAACACTTACCACTAATTAACATTTAACCATGAAATAAAAGCACTGTTATACAAGTGATAGAAATGAAGTGAGAGAGATCACTTGGCCATCATCACCTTAACGAATTCCTCGTAGTTTATTTGGCCATCACCATCAACATCAGCCTCTCGAATCATCTCATCGACTTCTTCATCAGTGAGCTTTTCACCAAGGTTGGTCATCACATGGCGAAGCTCAGCAGCAGAGATGAATCCGTTCTGATCCTTGTCGAAAACCCTAAATGCCTCTTTCAGCTCCTCCTCAGAGTCGGTGTCCTTCATCTTCCTTGCCATGAGGTTGAGAAACTCGGGGAAGTCAATAGTACCATTCCCATCAGCATCTACTTCATTGATCATGTCCTGAAGCTCTGCTTCAGTTGGGTTTTGTCCCAATGATCGCATAACAGTTCCAAGCTCCTTGGTTGTGATGCAACCTGCAAGTTCACACCATATATaattatcatcaacaacaaatACAACTTTTCAACTATCTCCAAGGAGATTTGAACTATGCCTCTTAAAGTTAGAAGGTCGAGCTATAATTTTGAGGCTAACAACACACAGACCAGTCACATATAGCCAATATGTA from Lathyrus oleraceus cultivar Zhongwan6 chromosome 1, CAAS_Psat_ZW6_1.0, whole genome shotgun sequence includes:
- the LOC127124919 gene encoding calmodulin-7, giving the protein MADQLTDDQISEFKEAFSLFDKDGDGCITTKELGTVMRSLGQNPTEAELQDMINEVDADGNGTIDFPEFLNLMARKMKDTDSEEELKEAFRVFDKDQNGFISAAELRHVMTNLGEKLTDEEVDEMIREADVDGDGQINYEEFVKVMMAK